The Penaeus chinensis breed Huanghai No. 1 chromosome 29, ASM1920278v2, whole genome shotgun sequence genome window below encodes:
- the LOC125040638 gene encoding thioredoxin-related transmembrane protein 1-like yields MATDRRRRTLLLASFVVLHVVSRSWAKPGVVELDEDNWHQMLEGEWMVEFFAPWCPACKALKPIWQDFATWSDDLGISVGQVDVTNSPGLSGRFMVTALPTIYHVKDGKFRQYRGSRDKDEFMSFVEERRWQEVEEVPAWKSPASFQMSVVSQFFKLSMVLRGVHSVLVEDYGLPTWGSYLVFALATILVGALLGLILVCIIDFVFPPKAPGPAPVVTSAGLKADDDEEDLVEDTKAKSEDAEEESQGQEESDDKEERKKAGSGDEDEDVEVDEDEEGEEEQKDKEEEEKKEEEEEEEEEEDSQAEEDKESGSPKTSPEVRRRRPRKAD; encoded by the exons ATGGCGACTGACAGGCGGAGACGCAcgctcctcctcgcttccttcgTGGTTTTGCACGTCGTCTCGCGTTCCTGGGCCAAGCCCGGCGTCGTAGAGCTCGATGAAGACAATTGGCACCAGATGCTCGAGGGGGAGTGGATGGTGGAGTT CTTTGCCCCATGGTGCCCTGCTTGCAAAGCCTTGAAGCCCATTTGGCAAGACTTTGCAACCTGGAGCGATGACTTGGGCATCTCCGTGGGACAGGTGGACGTCACAAACTCCCCGGGATTGTCAGGTCGCTTCATGGTCACGGCTTTGCCCACAATTTATCA TGTAAAGGATGGAAAGTTCCGACAGTACCGGGGGTCTCGAGACAAGGATGAGTTCATGAGCTTCGTGGAGGAGCGGCGATggcaggaggtggaagaggtccCTGCGTGGAAGTCGCCGGCTTCCTTCCAGATGTCGGTCGTTTCACAGTTTTTCAAG CTCTCCATGGTTCTCCGAGGAGTTCATTCAGTCCTAGTGGAAGACTATGGACTCCCAACATGGGGGTCATACCTCGTCTTTGCCCTCGCCACCATTTTGGTCGGTGCCTTGCTTGGCTTG ATCCTGGTGTGTATCATCGACTTTGTGTTCCCTCCCAAGGCACCAGGCCCAGCTCCAGTTGTCACTTCAGCTGGTCTTAAAGCAGATGATGAT gAGGAAGATTTAGTAGAGGATACTAAAGCAAAGAGTGAAGATGCTGAGGAGGAGTCACAAGGACAAGAGGAaagtgatgataaagaggaaagaaagaaagcaggtagtggagatgaggatgaagatgtagaagtggatgaggatgaggagggagaggaggaacagaaagacaaggaggaagaagaaaagaaggaagaggaggaggaggaggaggaggaggaggactctcaagctgaagaagacaaagaatcaGGAAGCCCCAAAACCTCTCCAGAAGTGAGGCGGCGGCGGCCAAGGAAAGCAGACTAG